The Paenibacillus sp. MBLB1832 genome has a window encoding:
- a CDS encoding TnsA endonuclease N-terminal domain-containing protein produces the protein MVQLVARRIRPTRGRNYRSKISRSKSLRIIHTESLLERDYVRLANFDNKVLKISFQPIGIRFHYKGRRRRYFPDFLIVTKDGQHFLIEVKLTKYVNSNLNKAKFEAARLLCLEKNWTFHVITEEQIRIGYLQSNLKLLLEVKAHKTTPAVTEFIKTVLICYGPLTIAELLKQCEIVEASMMMLNLHKLIYAHEVKAEVVKERLSQKSYVWVV, from the coding sequence ATGGTTCAACTTGTTGCACGTCGGATCAGGCCAACTCGAGGAAGAAATTATCGTAGTAAAATTAGTAGATCTAAAAGCCTTAGAATAATACACACGGAAAGCTTGCTAGAAAGGGATTATGTCCGATTAGCAAATTTCGATAATAAGGTATTAAAGATATCCTTTCAGCCAATAGGGATAAGATTTCATTATAAAGGCAGGAGAAGAAGATATTTTCCTGATTTCCTGATTGTGACTAAGGACGGGCAACACTTTTTAATTGAGGTTAAATTAACTAAATATGTGAATTCAAATCTGAATAAAGCTAAATTTGAAGCAGCACGACTTCTCTGTCTAGAAAAAAACTGGACTTTTCATGTTATAACCGAGGAACAAATTCGAATTGGTTATCTTCAAAGTAATTTGAAGTTGTTGCTTGAAGTAAAAGCGCATAAAACTACGCCAGCTGTAACTGAATTTATTAAGACGGTTCTAATATGTTATGGTCCTTTAACTATTGCGGAATTACTCAAGCAATGTGAAATTGTTGAAGCATCAATGATGATGCTAAATCTACATAAACTCATCTATGCTCATGAAGTTAAGGCTGAAGTAGTTAAAGAGCGTCTTTCACAAAAATCTTATGTATGGGTTGTATAG